GACACCACTATCACCAAAAGCAAGAGCCACGGCAGGAGCGCCCCACCCTGCTCACCCAATACCAATGCATCGCCGATGCGCTGGATAAGCCCTTTTTGCCCCAACAGTTCGGCTAAGGCTATCCCGCCTCCAAAGAGCAATAAAATTCCCCAAGGGAGGCGCTCAGTATCGGACCAGCGCAAGAGGGTTTCGGATGGGTTTTCGGCCTTAGCTCCTGCGGGTACGACAAAAAGCACGACGGTAGCCACTATTGCAATCTCGGTATCGGTGATGTGCCAAGGGAGATACCCCCTGAGTACCCAAGCTGAGGCTGTAGCAGCAAATACCCATAAGGTACGCCGCTCGCCGCCTTGGAGCGCTCCCAAAGCCTGTAGCTCTTGCCTGAAATAGGCTGCGGCATGGTCAAACTTGGGTAGCCCGTTGGGGAAAAGTACTGACACCAGCAAGAAATAAGCGGCATACAAAACCAATGCTGAAAAAGGCAGCGCCATCAACAACCAGCGGCCAAAATCGACATTATACTGGAGTTTTTGAGCCGCATAGCCTACCATCACCGTATTGGGCGGTGTGCCGATTACGGTGGCTATTCCGCCTACGTTGGCCGCAATGGCGATGCCTAGCATCAGCGAAAGCGCAAACCTCCGAATACCGATCTGCTGTTGGGCTGTGGCTTGTTGACCAAAGATGCGCACTACCGAGTCGGCGATAGGCAACATCATCACCGCCGTGGCAGTATTGCTAATCCACATACTCAGAAAAGCCGTTGCCAGCATAAAACCCAACACTACCCGGTTGGTCTCTGTCCCCGTCAGGTATACTATCCCCAAGGCTATGCGCCGATGAAGCCGCCACTTTTCGAGCGCCAAAGCCAGCATAAAGCCCCCCATAAACAAAAAAATAACGCTGTTGCCATAGTTTGCACAGGTTTGGGAAAGCGGCATCAGCCCCAAGGCCGGAAAAACAGCAATAGGCAACAAGGCCGTAACAAACAAGGGAACCGGCTCCGTAATCCACCAAAAAAGCATCCAAGTAGCTACAGCCAAGGCTAAGGCAGCCTCAGCCGAAAAAGAAGCAAGCGCCAAAAAATAAGCCCCAAGGGCAAGCAGAGGGGTGCATACCCAAATCCAAGTTTTGTATGTAGGCATTGTCGAAGTATTTGCCCAAAACTAGATACTCCAAAGCAGTGATGCAAATTTTCAGGACTTTTGAGGATGAAAATACAAATTTCAAGTAATTTGCCTTGGCTGTGACTGGTCTAGCACCAATAATTGCGCTGTCGGTGGGAGGCAGTGGTGCATTTTATCCCAAAAACAGCAGTTCCTCCTAAATACCCCCCCCCTATCGTCTACAAACAATGCAAGAAGTATACGACCAAACCTTTGACCAACAAAACAGCCTGCCCCTTGGTGAGTATGAGTGTTGTGTATTCAAGAACTGTGATTTTGCCAACGCCGATTTTTCCGGATTTAAGTTTACAGACTGTAGCTTCAATGGCTGCAACCTAAGTCTGGTAAAGCTTCACCAAACAGCACTGCAAGATATCTTATTCAAAGACTGTAAGATGCTTGGCTTGCGGTTTGATGCCTGCAAAGAATTTGGGCTATCGTTTTCGTTCGAAGGGTGCCAGCTCAATCATTCATCTTTTTACAAATTGAAAATAAAAAAGACGTTTTTTAAAAACACGCAACTACAAGAGGTCGACTTTAGCGCATCAGACCTAAGTGGTGCTGTTTTTGAGGATTGTAATCTGATGCAAGCTGTTTTTGAGTATACTATCTTGGAAAAGGCTGATTTTAGGACAGCCTACAACTATAACATTGACCCTGAAAATAACCGAATCAAAAAAGCAAGATTTGCTATGCTTGGTTTGCCCGGACTTTTGGGCAAATATGATATAGAGATTGTGTCATAGTATGATATCTGTCGGGATACAGGCGCTAGCAGTCGTGTAGTGCCGGAAGCCATGCAAAGGGAGCCACCACAGTAGGATAGTCTTGGTTGGCTTGGCTGATGAGTTGTAGGGTATCCAAGTCTACAGCACAGAGACTGCCATAGGCTAGGCGGTCTGTATCGGGTTGTTGGGCATCTAAGCAGGCGTTGTGTATGCCAATCACGGTAGCTTCTGCATTGAGACTGTCTTGTATTTGCTCGATAGAGCGTTTGCTGTGGGCGTGGAATATTTTTTTCCCCTTGGGCAAGCGTT
The nucleotide sequence above comes from Eisenibacter elegans DSM 3317. Encoded proteins:
- a CDS encoding pentapeptide repeat-containing protein; amino-acid sequence: MQEVYDQTFDQQNSLPLGEYECCVFKNCDFANADFSGFKFTDCSFNGCNLSLVKLHQTALQDILFKDCKMLGLRFDACKEFGLSFSFEGCQLNHSSFYKLKIKKTFFKNTQLQEVDFSASDLSGAVFEDCNLMQAVFEYTILEKADFRTAYNYNIDPENNRIKKARFAMLGLPGLLGKYDIEIVS
- a CDS encoding SLC13 family permease, which produces MPTYKTWIWVCTPLLALGAYFLALASFSAEAALALAVATWMLFWWITEPVPLFVTALLPIAVFPALGLMPLSQTCANYGNSVIFLFMGGFMLALALEKWRLHRRIALGIVYLTGTETNRVVLGFMLATAFLSMWISNTATAVMMLPIADSVVRIFGQQATAQQQIGIRRFALSLMLGIAIAANVGGIATVIGTPPNTVMVGYAAQKLQYNVDFGRWLLMALPFSALVLYAAYFLLVSVLFPNGLPKFDHAAAYFRQELQALGALQGGERRTLWVFAATASAWVLRGYLPWHITDTEIAIVATVVLFVVPAGAKAENPSETLLRWSDTERLPWGILLLFGGGIALAELLGQKGLIQRIGDALVLGEQGGALLPWLLLLVIVVSIYLTEVMSNVALVVVLLPVLEGLSRAMNLPPLLLMIPATMASSCAFMLPMATPPNAIVFAGGYIKVREMVRAGFWLNLLALGLLWLWAMFWIPLLFG